The genomic interval CGAGATCTGTGCGGTGATGACCGAGTCGTTCCTCCAGTACAGCAAGGCACAGGGCAACGACCTGGTCACGCCCAGACCGGAGCTGAACTTTCCGGGACTGGACCCGGGCGACCGCTGGTGTGTCTGTGTCCCGCGATGGACCGAGGCCGAGGAGGCGGGCCACGCGCCCCCGGTCGTCCTCGACGCGACGAGCGAGGCGGTGCTGGAGGACGTTCCCCTGGAGACCCTGCGGGCGTACGCCCACGGCGAGAACGGAGACTGACCCCTCGAACGCGGTGTCGTTTCAATTGCTGCGTTCCCGAATCCCGTCGATCCAGTCCGGAGCGCCGCGCTCCGGTGGCTTTCCGCTCATATTATCAGAATTTGAGAAGCGCGGAGAACGTTAAAGACCGTCTCCGGGGGAGATACACGTAACATGATCGACAGCCCGATCGCGTGGTACAAACGACAGATACGACGGTCGCTCGATCTCGTCGGTGTCGCCGACTCGATCGAACGGAAAGTACTGGCGGCTGTGGCGATCCAGTTCGGTGTCTCCGTCGGGACGGCCGTCGTCGCGCTGGCGGTCGACGGCCTCCTCCAAGTCGTCCTCGTGGGGGTGTTGCTCGCGGGGGCCGCCGTCGCCTTCACCAACACGGTCTTCATCACCCGCGAGGACCTGGTCGACCCGATCACGACGCTGGCCGACCGTGCGGACCGGATCGCCAGCGGCGAGGTTGACGTGGCGGTTCCCGAACACGACCAGGACGACGAGGTCGGCAGCCTCGTCGACTCGTTCGGTGCGATGCAGGGCCACCTCGATGTCGTCTCCCGGCAGGCCGACGCCCTCTCGCGCCAGGCGTTCGACGACGAGATCCTGGAGACGGAGGTGCCCGGGACCTTCGGTGAGTCGCTGGACCGGATGGCCGACAACCTCGAAGCCTACACGACCGAACTCCAGGAGATGACCGCACAACTGGAGACCCGTTCCGAGCGGCTCCAGGAACTCGTCGAGGCTTTCGGCGCGGCCGCCGAGCAGGCCAAAGACGGCGACCTCACGGCGACGATCGACCTCGATGTCGAGGGGAACGACGACGAGGCCGTCGACGCGGTCGTCCGGAACTACAACGAACTCGTCGGGACGCTCTCCGAGACGCTCGGAGAGGTCACGACCTTCGCCGGGTCGGTCTCGGAGGCCAGCAGCCGAGTCAGCGAGAGCATGGCCGAGGTCGACCGGGCGAGCGACGAGATCGCCCGGTCGGTACAGGAGATC from Haloarcula pelagica carries:
- a CDS encoding DUF2237 family protein, producing MESEANVLGGDLDDCSMDPLTGFMRDGYCYPLQRDPGRHEICAVMTESFLQYSKAQGNDLVTPRPELNFPGLDPGDRWCVCVPRWTEAEEAGHAPPVVLDATSEAVLEDVPLETLRAYAHGENGD